A genomic window from Oceanobacillus timonensis includes:
- the rplQ gene encoding 50S ribosomal protein L17, with product MARKLGRRTDDRMALLRNLASDVIIHERVETTEAKAKELRSIVDKMITLGKRGDLHARRQAASFLYNKEADEDNNVIQKLFDDVAARYEDRQGGYTRVLKLGERQGDGAKMAIIELV from the coding sequence GTGGCTAGAAAATTAGGACGTAGAACAGATGACCGCATGGCTCTTCTTCGCAACCTTGCATCTGATGTGATTATTCATGAGCGCGTGGAAACAACAGAAGCAAAAGCGAAAGAGTTAAGATCAATTGTAGATAAAATGATTACGCTTGGGAAGCGTGGCGACTTACATGCACGCCGTCAAGCTGCTTCATTTTTATACAACAAAGAAGCGGATGAAGATAATAACGTAATTCAAAAACTATTTGATGATGTTGCTGCGCGCTATGAAGATAGACAAGGTGGATATACACGTGTTCTTAAACTTGGTGAACGCCAAGGCGATGGCGCTAAAATGGCAATCATTGAGTTGGTTTAA
- a CDS encoding DNA-directed RNA polymerase subunit alpha, translating to MIEIEKPKIETIEISEDATFGKFVVEPLERGYGATLGNSLRRILLSSLPGAAVTSVHIDGALHEFSTIDGVVEDVTTIILNLKKLALKIYSDDLKTLEIDVQGEGAVTAADLTYDSDVEVMNPDLHIATLNSKASLHMKLTAERGRGYRPAEENKFDDQPIGVIPIDSIFTPVSRVTYQVENTRVGQIANYDKLTLDVLTDGSIRPEEAVSLGAKIITEHLNIFVSLTDEAQSVEIMVEKEEDQKEKVMEMTIEELDLSVRSYNCLKRAGINTVQELANKSEEDMMKVRNLGRKSLEEVKVKLEDLGLGLRDDD from the coding sequence ATGATCGAGATAGAAAAACCAAAAATTGAAACGATTGAAATTAGCGAGGATGCTACGTTTGGGAAATTTGTAGTTGAACCGCTAGAACGTGGATATGGTGCCACACTTGGAAACTCCTTGCGTCGTATCTTACTATCCTCACTACCGGGTGCTGCTGTAACATCTGTTCATATTGATGGAGCACTGCACGAATTTTCAACAATTGACGGAGTTGTAGAGGATGTAACTACTATCATTCTTAACTTGAAAAAACTTGCACTTAAAATCTACTCTGATGATTTAAAAACATTGGAAATTGATGTTCAAGGCGAAGGAGCAGTGACTGCTGCTGACTTAACTTACGACAGTGATGTGGAAGTGATGAACCCGGACCTTCATATTGCGACATTAAACAGTAAAGCCAGCCTGCATATGAAGTTAACTGCTGAAAGAGGCCGCGGTTATCGTCCGGCAGAAGAAAACAAGTTTGATGATCAACCAATTGGTGTTATTCCGATTGATTCCATCTTCACCCCGGTATCACGTGTTACCTATCAAGTTGAGAATACACGTGTCGGTCAAATTGCTAATTATGATAAACTGACATTGGATGTTTTAACGGATGGTAGTATTCGCCCGGAAGAAGCTGTTTCTTTAGGTGCGAAAATTATCACGGAGCATTTAAATATTTTTGTCAGCTTAACAGATGAAGCACAGAGCGTTGAAATTATGGTTGAAAAAGAAGAAGATCAAAAAGAAAAAGTAATGGAAATGACCATTGAAGAGCTTGATCTTTCTGTTCGTTCTTACAACTGCTTGAAGCGTGCTGGAATCAACACGGTTCAAGAACTTGCAAATAAATCAGAAGAAGATATGATGAAGGTTCGTAATTTAGGACGTAAATCATTAGAAGAAGTAAAAGTGAAATTGGAAGATCTAGGATTAGGTCTTCGCGATGATGACTGA
- the rpsK gene encoding 30S ribosomal protein S11 codes for MARKTNTRKRRVKKNIESGIAHIRSTFNNTIVTVTDTQGNAIGWSSAGALGFKGSKKSTPFAAQMAAETAARSAIENGMKTLEVTVKGPGAGREAAIRSLQAAGLEVTAIVDVTPVPHNGCRPPKRRRV; via the coding sequence ATGGCACGTAAAACAAATACGCGTAAACGTCGTGTGAAAAAGAATATAGAATCTGGTATTGCCCATATCCGTTCAACGTTTAACAATACGATTGTTACTGTTACGGATACACAAGGTAATGCGATTGGATGGAGCTCTGCTGGTGCTCTTGGTTTCAAAGGATCTAAAAAATCAACTCCGTTTGCTGCACAAATGGCTGCTGAAACAGCTGCACGGTCTGCAATCGAAAACGGCATGAAAACATTAGAAGTTACTGTTAAAGGACCTGGCGCTGGACGTGAAGCTGCAATCCGCTCTTTACAGGCTGCTGGATTAGAAGTTACGGCAATTGTTGACGTAACTCCAGTTCCTCATAATGGTTGCCGCCCACCAAAACGTCGTCGTGTTTAA
- the rpsM gene encoding 30S ribosomal protein S13, protein MARIAGIDVPRDKRVVISLTYVYGIGKTTAQEILKEAGVSESTRVRDLTEDELARIRQAVENYTTEGDLRREVSLNIKRLIEIGSYRGIRHRRGLPARGQKTKNNSRTRKGPRKTMANKKK, encoded by the coding sequence ATGGCACGTATTGCAGGTATTGATGTTCCACGTGATAAACGTGTAGTAATTTCCCTGACTTATGTTTATGGTATCGGAAAAACTACAGCACAGGAAATCCTTAAAGAAGCAGGCGTTTCTGAAAGTACTCGTGTTCGTGATTTAACGGAAGACGAATTAGCAAGAATTCGTCAAGCGGTTGAAAACTATACGACAGAAGGTGACCTTCGTCGTGAAGTGTCTCTCAATATTAAACGTTTGATTGAAATCGGCTCTTATAGAGGTATTCGCCACCGTCGCGGATTACCGGCTCGTGGACAAAAAACAAAGAACAACTCCCGTACACGTAAAGGCCCACGTAAAACAATGGCTAACAAGAAAAAGTAA
- the rpmJ gene encoding 50S ribosomal protein L36, translated as MKVRASVKPICEKCKVIKRKGKVMVICDNPKHKQKQG; from the coding sequence ATGAAGGTAAGAGCATCTGTAAAACCAATTTGCGAGAAATGCAAAGTCATCAAACGCAAAGGTAAAGTAATGGTGATTTGTGATAATCCAAAACACAAACAAAAACAAGGCTAA
- the infA gene encoding translation initiation factor IF-1 has protein sequence MAKDDVIEVEGTVTDTLPNAMFKVELENGHTVLAHVSGKIRMHFIRILPGDKVTVELSPYDLTKGRITYRYK, from the coding sequence ATGGCGAAAGATGATGTTATTGAAGTAGAAGGTACAGTGACAGATACATTGCCGAATGCGATGTTTAAAGTGGAGCTTGAAAATGGCCACACCGTATTGGCGCATGTATCTGGCAAAATCCGTATGCACTTTATCCGCATTTTGCCAGGCGATAAAGTAACGGTTGAACTTTCTCCGTATGATTTAACCAAAGGACGAATAACGTACCGTTATAAATAA
- a CDS encoding adenylate kinase, giving the protein MNLILMGLPGAGKGTQAEKIEEKYHIPHISTGDMFRSAIKEGTDLGKKAKEYMDQGNLVPDEVTIGIVKERLAKDDCAKGFLLDGFPRTIAQAEALQKLTADLNRTIDHVIHVDVPEEKLVERLTGRRICPTCGTTYHVVYNPPKEEGICDKDGSQLIQRDDDQPETVKKRLAVNVEQTQPLLDFYQDKGYLVKVDGDRDIDDVFSDIESILDK; this is encoded by the coding sequence ATGAATTTAATCTTAATGGGGCTACCTGGTGCCGGGAAAGGTACACAGGCCGAAAAAATAGAAGAAAAATATCATATCCCCCACATTTCAACTGGGGATATGTTCCGGTCAGCTATTAAAGAGGGTACAGATCTTGGAAAAAAAGCGAAGGAATATATGGATCAAGGAAATCTTGTTCCAGACGAAGTAACGATTGGTATTGTCAAGGAGCGCTTAGCAAAGGACGATTGTGCAAAAGGATTTTTATTAGATGGATTTCCGCGTACAATTGCCCAGGCTGAAGCACTGCAAAAATTGACTGCTGATTTGAATAGAACCATCGACCATGTAATTCATGTGGACGTACCAGAAGAAAAATTGGTAGAGCGTTTAACTGGACGGAGAATTTGTCCGACTTGCGGAACAACTTATCATGTCGTTTATAATCCCCCAAAAGAGGAAGGCATTTGCGATAAGGATGGCTCCCAGTTAATTCAGCGAGATGATGATCAACCTGAAACGGTAAAAAAACGGTTAGCCGTTAACGTAGAGCAAACACAGCCATTACTTGATTTTTATCAGGATAAAGGATATCTTGTGAAAGTAGACGGTGATCGTGATATCGACGACGTCTTCTCCGACATTGAATCCATTTTGGATAAATAA
- the secY gene encoding preprotein translocase subunit SecY — protein MFQTLSNFFRVTDIRNKIIFTLLMLVVFRIGTFIPVPFTDRSALSFMMDQQNMFGFINTFGGGALENFSIFAMGIMPYITASIIMQLLQMDVVPKFAEWKKQGEMGRKKIAQVTRYAAIGIAFIQAIAMSVGFNAMAGGLLIHDPGVMKFLMIAVVLTGGTAFLMWLGEQITAHGVGNGISIIIFAGIVAAIPNGAAQIYNQYFSNPGSELFINIVIVTLIVLVIIAVTVGIIFVNEALRKIPVQYAKKLVNRNPVGGQSTHLPIKVNAAGVIPVIFAIAFMVAPTTIAGFFEGNQVANAVSYIFDYTQPVGMVIYVALIIAFSYFYTFVQVNPEQMSENLQRQGGYIPGIRPGHNSETYLTRVIRRLTFVGALFLAAVSVFPIILGGLANLPQTVQIGGTSLIIVVGVALTTMKQLEGQLVKRHYKGFIK, from the coding sequence TTGTTTCAGACACTCTCCAATTTTTTTCGTGTAACAGATATAAGAAATAAAATTATATTTACACTGCTAATGCTTGTTGTATTCCGTATTGGTACGTTTATTCCTGTACCTTTTACGGATAGATCCGCCCTCAGTTTTATGATGGACCAGCAGAATATGTTTGGCTTCATTAATACTTTCGGCGGCGGGGCACTTGAAAACTTCTCTATTTTTGCAATGGGAATCATGCCTTATATCACCGCATCAATTATTATGCAGCTGTTACAAATGGATGTTGTTCCAAAGTTTGCTGAATGGAAAAAGCAAGGAGAAATGGGACGGAAAAAAATCGCTCAAGTAACACGTTATGCAGCGATCGGTATAGCTTTTATTCAAGCAATTGCAATGTCTGTCGGCTTCAATGCGATGGCAGGCGGGTTATTGATTCATGACCCCGGCGTTATGAAGTTCTTGATGATTGCAGTTGTTTTAACAGGCGGTACAGCTTTTCTTATGTGGTTAGGGGAACAAATTACTGCGCATGGAGTTGGTAATGGTATTTCCATCATTATCTTTGCCGGTATTGTTGCTGCTATCCCGAATGGCGCCGCTCAAATATATAATCAATATTTCTCGAACCCGGGAAGTGAATTGTTTATCAATATTGTTATTGTAACGTTAATTGTCCTGGTTATTATTGCTGTGACGGTTGGAATTATTTTCGTAAACGAAGCATTGCGTAAAATTCCGGTACAGTATGCGAAGAAACTGGTAAATCGTAATCCAGTAGGCGGACAGTCTACGCATCTGCCAATTAAGGTCAATGCAGCAGGGGTTATTCCAGTCATTTTTGCGATTGCCTTTATGGTCGCACCAACGACGATAGCCGGCTTTTTTGAGGGGAACCAAGTAGCCAATGCAGTGTCGTACATTTTTGATTATACACAGCCTGTAGGCATGGTCATCTATGTTGCACTGATTATTGCTTTCTCTTATTTCTATACGTTTGTTCAGGTTAATCCGGAGCAAATGTCAGAGAACTTGCAAAGGCAAGGCGGTTACATTCCTGGTATTCGTCCGGGGCATAATTCAGAAACGTATTTAACAAGGGTTATTCGCAGATTGACCTTTGTCGGCGCCTTATTCTTAGCGGCTGTTTCTGTATTCCCGATTATTCTGGGCGGTCTCGCTAATCTGCCGCAGACAGTTCAAATCGGCGGTACGAGCTTGATTATCGTTGTCGGGGTTGCATTAACAACCATGAAACAATTAGAAGGTCAGCTTGTGAAGCGACATTATAAAGGGTTTATTAAATAA
- the rplO gene encoding 50S ribosomal protein L15, whose protein sequence is MKLHELKAAEGSRKERNRVGRGMSSGNGKTSGRGHKGQKARSGGGVRLGFEGGQMPLFQRLPKRGFTNVNRKEYAIVNLDTLNRFEEGTEVTPELLLETGVVSKLNAGIKVLGKGQLEKKLTVKAHKFSASAKEAIEAAGGQSEVI, encoded by the coding sequence ATGAAACTTCATGAATTAAAAGCAGCAGAAGGATCCCGTAAGGAAAGAAACCGTGTAGGTCGCGGAATGTCTTCCGGTAACGGTAAAACTTCTGGTCGTGGGCATAAAGGTCAAAAAGCACGTTCCGGCGGTGGTGTAAGACTTGGTTTTGAAGGTGGTCAAATGCCTTTATTCCAACGTTTACCAAAACGTGGGTTTACCAACGTTAACCGTAAAGAATATGCAATTGTGAACCTTGACACGCTGAATCGCTTTGAAGAAGGAACGGAGGTTACTCCGGAACTGTTATTAGAAACTGGTGTCGTAAGCAAATTGAATGCTGGAATTAAGGTTCTTGGAAAAGGTCAATTAGAAAAGAAACTGACTGTAAAAGCTCATAAGTTCTCTGCATCAGCGAAAGAAGCAATTGAGGCAGCGGGCGGTCAATCTGAGGTGATCTAA
- the rpmD gene encoding 50S ribosomal protein L30, with amino-acid sequence MSKKLEITLTRSVIGGSDVQRKTVEALGLKKIRQSVVREDTPAIRGMVNKVSHLLTVKEV; translated from the coding sequence ATGTCTAAAAAATTGGAAATAACCCTCACTCGCAGTGTTATCGGTGGCAGTGACGTTCAACGTAAAACTGTTGAAGCATTGGGGTTAAAGAAAATTCGTCAATCAGTCGTACGTGAAGATACTCCAGCCATTCGCGGTATGGTTAACAAAGTGTCCCACTTATTGACAGTTAAAGAAGTATAA
- the rpsE gene encoding 30S ribosomal protein S5, translated as MNTNIDPSKLDIEERVVTVNRVAKVVRGGRRFRFAALVVVGDKNGHVGFGTGKAQEVPEAIKKAVDDAKKNLITVPIVGTTIPHQIHGQFGSGNVLMKPASEGTGVISGGPVRAILELAGVGDILTKSLGSNTPINVIRATLNGLTNLKTAEDVAKLRGKSVEELLG; from the coding sequence ATGAATACGAATATTGATCCGAGCAAATTAGATATTGAAGAACGTGTTGTTACGGTCAACCGTGTTGCAAAGGTTGTAAGAGGTGGACGCCGTTTCCGCTTTGCAGCATTAGTTGTTGTAGGTGACAAAAACGGTCACGTTGGTTTCGGTACCGGTAAAGCACAAGAAGTACCTGAAGCAATTAAAAAAGCAGTAGATGACGCGAAGAAAAACTTAATTACTGTACCAATCGTAGGCACAACCATTCCACATCAAATTCATGGACAATTTGGTTCTGGTAATGTATTGATGAAGCCTGCTTCTGAAGGTACTGGAGTTATCTCTGGCGGTCCAGTACGTGCGATTTTAGAGCTTGCTGGTGTAGGTGATATCCTGACAAAATCATTAGGATCTAACACACCAATCAACGTTATCCGTGCTACATTGAACGGTTTAACAAACTTAAAAACAGCTGAGGACGTAGCGAAATTACGTGGAAAGTCTGTTGAAGAACTGTTAGGATAA
- the rplR gene encoding 50S ribosomal protein L18: protein MITKPDKNVIRKKRHNRVRRTLSGTAERPRLNVFRSNKNIYVQLIDDVNGVTLASASTVDKELGIDGKNVEAAKEVGAAVAKRAIDKGYKSVVFDRGGYLYHGRIKALAEAAREEGLEF, encoded by the coding sequence ATGATTACAAAGCCTGACAAAAATGTTATTCGTAAAAAGCGTCACAATCGTGTGCGCAGAACATTATCAGGAACTGCAGAACGTCCACGTTTAAATGTGTTCCGTTCCAATAAAAACATTTATGTTCAATTAATAGATGATGTAAACGGCGTAACCCTTGCAAGTGCTTCTACAGTCGATAAAGAACTTGGAATTGACGGTAAGAATGTTGAAGCTGCAAAAGAAGTAGGGGCAGCTGTTGCAAAACGTGCAATTGACAAAGGATATAAATCCGTTGTATTTGATCGTGGTGGTTATTTATATCATGGACGTATCAAAGCTTTAGCAGAGGCAGCTCGTGAGGAAGGCCTTGAATTTTAA
- the rplF gene encoding 50S ribosomal protein L6 yields MSRVGLKPIEIPEGVELNFDENTLTVKGPKGELTRDFHPDIKINVEGNIVTFERPSDHKDHRALHGTTRTLINNMVVGVSTGFEKSLEINGVGYRVQKQGDKTVVNAGYSHPVELDPIDGIDIEIPNNTQIVVKGIDKELVGAVAANIRAIRPPEPYKGKGIKYADEYVRRKEGKTAK; encoded by the coding sequence ATGTCTCGTGTCGGACTGAAGCCTATTGAAATTCCAGAAGGTGTAGAGTTGAATTTCGACGAAAATACACTGACTGTAAAAGGACCAAAGGGTGAATTAACAAGAGATTTTCATCCGGATATTAAAATAAACGTTGAGGGTAATATCGTAACATTTGAACGCCCAAGTGATCACAAAGATCACCGTGCACTACATGGTACGACCCGCACTTTAATTAATAATATGGTAGTTGGAGTAAGTACAGGTTTTGAAAAATCATTGGAAATCAACGGTGTTGGTTACCGTGTTCAAAAACAGGGAGACAAAACAGTTGTTAACGCTGGTTATTCACATCCTGTTGAACTTGACCCAATTGATGGTATTGACATTGAAATACCTAATAACACACAAATCGTTGTTAAAGGTATTGATAAAGAATTAGTAGGAGCAGTTGCTGCTAATATTCGTGCAATCCGCCCACCTGAACCATATAAAGGTAAAGGAATTAAATATGCGGATGAATATGTACGTCGTAAAGAAGGTAAAACTGCTAAGTAA
- the rpsH gene encoding 30S ribosomal protein S8 has protein sequence MVMTDPIADMLTRIRNANMVKHEQLELPASKIKKEIADILKREGYVKDYEMVEDNKQGILRIFLKYSANEDRVITGIKRISKPGLRVYAKANEVPRVLNGLGIAIVSTSNGMLSDKEARSQAVGGEVLAYVW, from the coding sequence ATGGTTATGACAGATCCAATTGCAGATATGCTTACTCGCATCCGTAATGCGAACATGGTTAAACATGAACAATTAGAGCTTCCTGCTTCTAAAATAAAAAAAGAGATCGCTGATATCCTGAAACGTGAAGGCTACGTGAAGGACTATGAGATGGTTGAAGACAATAAACAAGGTATATTACGTATCTTCTTAAAATACAGTGCAAATGAAGATAGAGTGATTACAGGTATTAAACGTATCAGTAAACCAGGTTTACGCGTATATGCTAAAGCGAACGAAGTACCACGTGTATTGAATGGACTTGGCATTGCTATCGTATCCACTTCTAACGGAATGCTTTCTGATAAAGAAGCTCGTTCCCAAGCGGTTGGCGGCGAAGTATTAGCGTACGTTTGGTAA
- a CDS encoding type Z 30S ribosomal protein S14 produces MAKKSMIAKQKRPQKYKVQEYTRCERCGRPHSVIRKFKLCRICFRELAYKGQIPGVKKASW; encoded by the coding sequence TTGGCTAAAAAATCTATGATTGCGAAACAAAAGCGCCCGCAAAAATATAAAGTACAAGAATATACACGTTGCGAACGCTGTGGTCGCCCGCATTCCGTCATTCGTAAATTTAAACTTTGCCGTATTTGTTTCCGTGAACTTGCCTATAAAGGTCAAATTCCTGGTGTCAAAAAAGCAAGTTGGTAA
- the rplE gene encoding 50S ribosomal protein L5 has protein sequence MNELKQKYNDEITSSLMNKFNYDSVMEVPKIEKIVINMGVGDAVQNSKALDSAVEELALISGQKPLITRAKKSIAGFRLREGMPIGAKVTLRGERMYDFLQKLIAVSLPRVRDFRGISKKAFDGRGNYTLGVKEQLIFPEINYDKVNKVRGMDIVVVTTSNTDEEARELLAGLGMPFQK, from the coding sequence ATGAACGAATTAAAACAAAAATATAATGATGAAATCACTTCATCTTTAATGAATAAATTCAATTATGATTCTGTAATGGAAGTACCTAAAATAGAGAAAATCGTGATCAACATGGGTGTTGGTGACGCTGTACAAAACTCTAAAGCATTAGATAGTGCTGTTGAAGAATTAGCATTAATTTCCGGTCAAAAACCATTGATTACCCGTGCTAAGAAATCCATCGCAGGTTTCCGTCTCCGTGAAGGAATGCCGATTGGTGCAAAAGTTACATTGCGTGGAGAACGCATGTATGACTTCTTGCAAAAACTGATCGCTGTATCACTTCCACGTGTACGTGACTTCCGTGGTATTTCTAAAAAAGCATTCGATGGTCGTGGAAATTACACATTAGGTGTAAAAGAACAGTTGATTTTCCCGGAAATTAATTATGATAAAGTAAATAAAGTCCGTGGTATGGATATTGTTGTTGTAACAACTTCTAACACAGACGAAGAAGCCCGTGAACTTTTAGCTGGCCTGGGCATGCCTTTCCAAAAGTAA
- the rplX gene encoding 50S ribosomal protein L24, translating into MHVKKGDKVKVLSGKDRGKEGTVLEAFPKKERVLVEGVNMIQKHAKPSQDNPQGGILNIEAPIHVSNVLPVDPKSGEPTRVGYEIKEGKKIRIAKKSGEALDK; encoded by the coding sequence ATGCATGTAAAAAAAGGTGATAAAGTCAAAGTGTTATCCGGCAAAGACCGTGGTAAAGAAGGTACTGTACTAGAAGCATTTCCGAAAAAAGAGCGTGTATTGGTAGAAGGCGTGAACATGATTCAAAAACATGCGAAGCCGTCTCAAGATAATCCGCAAGGCGGAATTTTGAATATCGAAGCTCCAATTCATGTTTCTAATGTACTGCCGGTTGATCCGAAATCCGGAGAACCAACCCGTGTTGGCTATGAAATAAAAGAAGGTAAAAAAATCCGTATTGCTAAAAAATCCGGTGAAGCATTAGATAAATAA
- the rplN gene encoding 50S ribosomal protein L14, protein MIQQETRLKVADNSGAREVLTIKVLGGSGRKTANIGDVVVCTVKQATPGGVVKKGEVVKAVIVRSKSGARRKDGSYIRFDENAAVIVRDDKSPRGTRIFGPVARELREAQFMKIVSLAPEVL, encoded by the coding sequence ATGATTCAACAAGAAACCCGTTTAAAGGTTGCAGATAACTCTGGTGCTCGTGAAGTATTAACCATTAAAGTATTAGGCGGTTCTGGTCGCAAAACTGCCAACATTGGTGATGTTGTCGTTTGTACGGTGAAACAAGCAACACCAGGGGGCGTTGTCAAAAAAGGTGAAGTCGTAAAAGCAGTTATTGTACGTTCTAAATCTGGTGCCCGTCGTAAAGATGGTTCTTACATCCGTTTTGATGAAAATGCTGCCGTAATTGTTCGTGATGACAAAAGTCCAAGAGGAACTCGTATCTTCGGACCTGTTGCACGTGAATTACGTGAAGCTCAATTCATGAAAATCGTATCTCTAGCTCCAGAAGTTTTATAA
- the rpsQ gene encoding 30S ribosomal protein S17 produces the protein MSERNDRKVYSGRVVSDKMDKTITVLVETYKFHKLYGKRVKYSKKFKTHDENNVAKTGDVVRIMETRPLSATKRFRLVEVVEEAVII, from the coding sequence ATGTCTGAACGTAATGATCGTAAAGTTTATAGTGGTCGTGTTGTATCCGACAAAATGGACAAAACGATTACAGTTTTAGTTGAAACTTACAAATTCCATAAACTTTATGGAAAACGTGTGAAGTATTCTAAGAAATTCAAAACACATGATGAAAACAACGTTGCAAAAACTGGCGATGTCGTACGCATCATGGAAACTCGCCCGCTATCAGCTACCAAGCGTTTCCGTTTAGTAGAAGTAGTCGAAGAAGCGGTAATTATTTAA
- the rpmC gene encoding 50S ribosomal protein L29: MKAKEIRDLTTAEIEKNVKTLKEELFNLRFQLATGQLENTARIREVRKSIARLKTVVRERELSVNN; this comes from the coding sequence ATGAAGGCTAAAGAAATCAGAGATTTAACCACTGCCGAAATTGAAAAAAATGTAAAAACGTTAAAAGAAGAGCTATTTAATTTACGTTTCCAATTAGCTACCGGCCAATTGGAAAACACTGCACGTATCCGTGAAGTACGTAAATCTATTGCTCGTCTTAAAACGGTTGTTCGCGAGCGCGAATTAAGCGTAAATAACTAA
- the rplP gene encoding 50S ribosomal protein L16, translating to MLMPKRVKYRRQHRGKMRGQAKGGTAVSFGEYGLQAVEASWITSRQIEAARIAMTRYMKRGGKVWIKIFPDKPYTAKPLEVRMGSGKGAPEGWVAVVKPGKIMFEIAGVPEEVAREALRLAAHKLPIKTKFVKREEIGGESNEG from the coding sequence ATGTTAATGCCTAAACGTGTTAAATATCGTAGACAACATCGTGGTAAAATGAGAGGCCAAGCAAAAGGCGGTACAGCTGTTTCTTTCGGAGAATACGGTTTACAAGCAGTTGAGGCTTCTTGGATTACAAGCCGTCAAATCGAGGCAGCGCGTATTGCAATGACGCGTTACATGAAACGTGGCGGTAAAGTTTGGATCAAAATCTTTCCAGACAAACCTTACACTGCAAAGCCTTTAGAAGTTCGGATGGGTTCCGGTAAAGGTGCTCCAGAAGGATGGGTAGCAGTAGTAAAACCAGGTAAAATTATGTTTGAAATTGCAGGTGTACCTGAAGAGGTAGCTCGTGAAGCACTTCGTCTTGCAGCTCATAAATTACCTATTAAAACGAAATTTGTAAAACGTGAAGAAATTGGTGGTGAAAGCAATGAAGGCTAA
- the rpsC gene encoding 30S ribosomal protein S3 yields the protein MGQKVNPTGLRIGVIKDWESKWYAGKDYADLLHEDIKIREYLDERLKTASVSSIEIERAANRVNITIHTGKPGMVIGKGGSEVEALRKSLNNLTGKRVHINIVEIKKVDLDATLVADNIARQLENRISFRRAQKQAIQRAMRAGAKGIKTQVSGRLGGADIARAEHYSEGTVPLHTLRADIDYGTAEADTTYGKLGVKVWIYRGEVLPTKTDK from the coding sequence GTGGGTCAAAAAGTGAATCCAACAGGTCTTCGCATAGGTGTCATTAAAGACTGGGAATCTAAATGGTATGCTGGAAAAGACTATGCAGACTTACTACACGAAGATATTAAAATCAGAGAATATCTTGATGAGCGTCTAAAAACGGCTTCTGTTTCTTCTATTGAAATTGAACGCGCAGCAAACCGCGTGAATATCACGATTCATACCGGAAAACCGGGAATGGTCATTGGTAAAGGCGGTTCGGAAGTAGAAGCATTACGTAAATCTTTAAACAACTTAACTGGCAAACGAGTTCATATCAATATTGTTGAAATCAAAAAAGTAGATCTTGATGCAACACTTGTAGCTGATAATATTGCTCGTCAATTAGAAAATCGTATTTCATTCCGCCGTGCACAAAAGCAAGCTATCCAACGTGCGATGCGTGCCGGAGCAAAAGGAATTAAAACGCAAGTATCTGGACGTCTAGGCGGTGCAGATATCGCTCGTGCAGAACATTATAGTGAAGGAACAGTACCACTTCATACTTTACGTGCTGACATTGACTACGGTACAGCAGAAGCTGATACAACGTATGGTAAATTAGGCGTTAAAGTATGGATCTATCGTGGAGAAGTCCTTCCAACAAAAACCGATAAATAA